Proteins found in one Sphingobium sp. V4 genomic segment:
- a CDS encoding IS66 family transposase, producing the protein MVLAERARAARLEHILKLINRSTFGKRSEKLPVDQLALTLEDQGVALGEADGLQDKAAEEAERYGLRPRRRRAPDAERASLPAHLPRFETVIEPESLECACGGALHKIGEDRSERLDIIPAQHRVMVTIRPRYACRCCSDGVRQASAPAHVVPGGLPTEALIADVLINKYCDHLPLYRQSKIFARQGIEISRATMANWVGRGIAALMPITDRMRADALARARLFVDETTVKVLAPGTGKTKTGYMWVIVCDDRAHGGVDPPLALYTYMPGRGKMWARQLLGSYQGILQVDAWQAYDQFGKDDGADAGVTKSFCWAHLRRGFVDAGSDAPVAQDALQRIAEIYRIEKEIRGRTADERLAVRQEQTRPLVDKLHAWFAATAPRMMAGSATSDAMKYALKRWAGFTRFLDDGRIEIDNNAAERAVRPVTLQRKNALFTGHQLGAENWAAISSLVETCKMLDINPYAYLCDVLTRIITRADTDPIDDLLPYCWTNTNAANTSFELSSIASAA; encoded by the coding sequence ATGGTGCTGGCCGAGCGCGCTCGCGCGGCGCGGCTCGAACATATCCTCAAGCTGATCAACCGCTCGACCTTCGGCAAGCGTTCGGAAAAGCTCCCGGTCGATCAACTGGCATTGACGCTGGAAGATCAGGGCGTCGCCCTTGGCGAAGCCGATGGCTTGCAGGACAAGGCCGCCGAGGAGGCCGAACGTTATGGCCTCAGGCCGCGTCGTCGACGGGCTCCGGATGCCGAGCGCGCATCACTGCCAGCGCATCTGCCGCGCTTCGAGACAGTGATCGAGCCCGAAAGCCTGGAATGTGCCTGTGGCGGGGCGCTACACAAGATCGGTGAGGACCGGTCCGAAAGGCTCGACATCATCCCGGCCCAGCATCGTGTGATGGTGACGATCCGACCCCGCTATGCCTGCCGCTGCTGCAGCGACGGCGTTCGCCAGGCGTCGGCCCCGGCGCATGTAGTGCCGGGCGGCTTGCCGACCGAAGCGCTGATCGCCGATGTTCTGATCAATAAATATTGCGATCACCTGCCGCTCTATCGGCAATCGAAGATCTTCGCCCGGCAAGGCATCGAGATCAGCCGCGCCACTATGGCGAACTGGGTTGGTCGTGGCATCGCTGCGCTGATGCCCATCACCGACAGGATGCGCGCCGATGCGCTTGCCCGTGCCCGCCTGTTCGTCGACGAAACTACGGTCAAGGTGCTGGCGCCGGGAACGGGCAAGACGAAAACCGGCTACATGTGGGTCATAGTGTGCGACGATCGCGCTCATGGCGGCGTGGATCCGCCTCTGGCGCTCTATACCTATATGCCGGGACGCGGAAAAATGTGGGCCAGGCAGTTGCTGGGGTCATACCAGGGCATCCTACAGGTCGATGCCTGGCAGGCTTATGACCAGTTCGGCAAGGACGATGGCGCCGACGCCGGCGTCACGAAGTCCTTTTGTTGGGCTCACCTGCGACGCGGCTTCGTCGATGCAGGCAGCGATGCCCCGGTCGCGCAGGACGCCTTGCAGCGCATTGCCGAAATCTATCGCATCGAGAAGGAAATCCGGGGGCGCACGGCCGATGAACGCCTTGCCGTCAGGCAGGAGCAAACCCGTCCACTGGTCGACAAGCTCCATGCCTGGTTCGCCGCCACCGCACCGCGCATGATGGCTGGATCGGCAACGAGCGATGCGATGAAATATGCGCTCAAGCGCTGGGCGGGCTTTACCCGGTTCCTCGACGACGGCAGGATCGAGATCGACAATAACGCCGCCGAACGGGCCGTCAGGCCGGTGACTCTCCAAAGAAAAAATGCACTCTTCACCGGCCACCAACTCGGCGCTGAAAACTGGGCAGCGATCTCCTCGCTGGTCGAAACCTGCAAGATGCTGGACATCAACCCCTACGCCTATCTCTGCGATGTCCTTACCCGGATCATCACCCGCGCGGATACCGATCCGATCGACGATCTGTTGCCCTACTGCTGGACCAATACCAACGCCGCGAACACCTCGTTCGAACTCAGCAGCATCGCAAGCGCCGCCTGA
- the tnpB gene encoding IS66 family insertion sequence element accessory protein TnpB (TnpB, as the term is used for proteins encoded by IS66 family insertion elements, is considered an accessory protein, since TnpC, encoded by a neighboring gene, is a DDE family transposase.) produces MIIPPGPLKVLVATQPVDFRKGMVGLASLVQQELQLDPFSGMLFVFRARRADRIKLLLWDGTGLVLVTKRLQDGKFRWPRPGDGVMKLSAAQASALFEGLDWSRMHVPRVPKPLHAQ; encoded by the coding sequence ATGATCATCCCGCCCGGGCCGTTGAAGGTGCTTGTCGCGACGCAACCTGTGGACTTCAGGAAGGGCATGGTAGGCCTCGCATCACTGGTGCAGCAGGAACTGCAGCTCGACCCATTCTCTGGCATGCTTTTTGTCTTCCGGGCACGCCGAGCAGACAGGATAAAACTCCTGCTATGGGATGGCACCGGGCTCGTACTCGTGACGAAGCGGTTGCAGGATGGGAAGTTCCGCTGGCCCCGACCGGGAGACGGCGTGATGAAGCTGTCGGCGGCCCAGGCTTCGGCGTTGTTCGAGGGGCTGGACTGGTCGCGCATGCATGTGCCGCGCGTGCCAAAACCACTTCATGCACAGTAG
- a CDS encoding HNH endonuclease, protein MTADFEKRPPIPAEVKRRVLVEAGHRCAIPTCRHIETEIHHIVPWHLCKAHEYENLIALCANCHRRADRGEIDRKALRLYKFNLRFAHDKFSQIEMDMLFHLAALPTGRGEPWAPFMLIFFKRLFDMKYVSVVRSETSMMVVHGVRSDPAFLLVTDAGRQFIGELGFHEIDDTDDGN, encoded by the coding sequence ATGACAGCAGACTTCGAAAAACGGCCGCCAATTCCGGCAGAGGTCAAGCGTCGCGTGCTGGTAGAAGCCGGACATCGCTGTGCGATTCCAACATGTCGCCATATCGAAACGGAGATCCACCACATTGTGCCATGGCACTTGTGCAAAGCGCATGAGTACGAGAACCTAATCGCCCTGTGCGCAAACTGCCATCGACGGGCTGATCGCGGAGAGATTGATCGCAAGGCGCTTCGCCTTTACAAATTTAATCTGCGGTTCGCGCACGACAAATTTTCTCAGATCGAAATGGATATGCTCTTTCATCTCGCAGCGCTTCCCACAGGGCGCGGTGAGCCTTGGGCGCCATTCATGCTGATCTTTTTTAAACGCTTGTTTGATATGAAATACGTGTCCGTTGTTCGGTCTGAAACAAGTATGATGGTCGTCCACGGAGTGAGATCAGATCCCGCGTTTTTGCTGGTAACTGACGCTGGGCGCCAGTTCATCGGAGAGTTAGGATTTCATGAGATAGACGATACCGATGACGGCAATTAA
- a CDS encoding thermonuclease family protein: protein MGRNNEWKRASDARRRRQQKQRLSNIGLVAIGLALGATIGGGIILCPQVADAIGPARFGSCHVGGGTNCVVDGDTFWMDGEKVRVADIDAPETHPSRCPIEEQLGSQATKRLRELLNSGPIELAAADRDTDRYGRKLHIVYLKGQSVGGILVSEGLARTWTGRREPWC, encoded by the coding sequence ATGGGGCGGAACAACGAATGGAAAAGGGCGAGCGACGCCCGTCGGCGCAGGCAGCAAAAACAGCGCCTGTCGAATATCGGCCTGGTGGCAATCGGTCTTGCGCTGGGCGCGACGATCGGCGGCGGGATCATCCTCTGTCCGCAGGTGGCCGACGCCATCGGACCGGCGCGGTTCGGTTCCTGCCACGTCGGGGGCGGGACCAACTGTGTGGTTGATGGCGACACCTTCTGGATGGACGGGGAAAAGGTCAGGGTCGCCGATATCGACGCGCCCGAAACGCACCCGTCGCGATGCCCCATTGAGGAGCAACTCGGCAGCCAGGCCACGAAGCGTCTGCGTGAGCTGTTGAACTCCGGGCCGATCGAGCTGGCCGCAGCAGATCGCGACACCGATCGCTATGGCCGGAAACTCCACATCGTCTACCTGAAGGGGCAGAGCGTCGGCGGCATCCTTGTCAGCGAGGGGCTGGCGCGGACGTGGACGGGCAGGCGGGAGCCGTGGTGCTGA
- a CDS encoding TIGR04255 family protein codes for MSSVAAASFARAPINEVGFFIATKDSLVDPFGAAEIHRSLEQTYPNVERQAPVGGLELGPFLGIPPVLDPSDNGVPPRWWFVSEDETRLVQLQERFAGWNWRRRGDLNSLSTYPGYDECSQAAASYFELINEWRKSHGLENPEIVGCNLFYDNIIPFESSVEEPRRIDEVLSNWRSTWKRPTAAWQVNWLEPIGDGGPDAKEAMSVVMRLAGLMREGDPAPLSALNIQFHLTSGKTNWENLWQFFEKAHAHVRVRFDELLTEQAKAGFQGL; via the coding sequence ATGAGTTCCGTTGCTGCAGCATCCTTCGCTCGTGCCCCCATCAACGAGGTGGGCTTTTTCATCGCAACGAAGGATTCCCTTGTCGATCCGTTTGGCGCTGCAGAAATTCATCGTAGCCTTGAGCAAACTTATCCGAATGTAGAGCGGCAAGCTCCGGTCGGCGGTTTAGAGCTAGGGCCATTCCTCGGCATTCCGCCCGTCCTTGACCCCTCCGACAATGGCGTTCCTCCCCGATGGTGGTTCGTCTCCGAAGACGAGACGCGATTAGTGCAGCTCCAGGAGCGTTTTGCCGGATGGAATTGGCGTAGACGCGGCGATCTCAACTCGTTGAGCACCTACCCCGGGTATGATGAGTGCTCGCAAGCGGCTGCATCATATTTCGAACTAATTAACGAATGGCGTAAGAGCCATGGCTTGGAAAACCCTGAGATTGTAGGCTGCAATCTCTTTTACGATAATATCATCCCGTTCGAATCGTCGGTGGAGGAACCGCGCCGAATCGACGAGGTATTGAGCAACTGGCGCTCGACGTGGAAACGGCCAACTGCGGCATGGCAGGTCAATTGGCTTGAGCCCATCGGTGATGGCGGCCCTGATGCAAAAGAAGCTATGAGCGTCGTAATGCGCTTGGCGGGCTTGATGCGGGAAGGCGATCCAGCCCCACTGTCAGCGTTGAACATCCAGTTCCATTTGACAAGTGGCAAAACTAACTGGGAGAATCTGTGGCAGTTCTTCGAAAAGGCGCATGCGCATGTTCGTGTGCGTTTTGATGAATTGTTGACGGAGCAAGCGAAAGCAGGTTTTCAAGGATTATGA
- a CDS encoding N-acetylmuramidase family protein, with protein MNHADLQRRLHALGLYSGAIDGKFGPISKAALLACMTEGPDYPITATDIAQAAALLAVEEAKIWAVYDVEAAGDAFIDGRPTILFEPHRFSRSTGHRFDRSHPRLSSRTWNRALYPRSQDGRWQQLLDAVALDVDAGFMSASYGAFQILGENYAVCGAYDPWAFAWRQAQTEGDQLEAFVRFVEGRGLKAALQRGDWAGFARGYNGTAYRENRYDEKLANAYAKRRAA; from the coding sequence ATGAACCACGCTGATCTTCAGCGGCGGCTGCACGCGCTCGGCCTTTATTCCGGCGCGATCGATGGAAAGTTCGGGCCGATCAGCAAGGCCGCGCTCCTCGCGTGCATGACCGAGGGGCCGGACTATCCCATCACCGCGACCGACATCGCCCAGGCCGCCGCGCTGCTGGCGGTCGAGGAGGCGAAGATCTGGGCGGTCTATGACGTCGAGGCGGCAGGCGACGCTTTCATTGACGGGCGGCCCACGATCCTCTTCGAGCCGCACCGGTTCAGCCGCTCGACCGGCCATCGCTTCGACCGGTCGCACCCCAGGCTGTCGTCGCGGACCTGGAACCGTGCCCTTTACCCGCGATCGCAGGACGGCCGGTGGCAGCAGCTGCTCGACGCCGTGGCGCTCGACGTGGACGCGGGCTTCATGTCGGCCAGCTATGGGGCCTTCCAGATCCTCGGCGAAAACTATGCGGTCTGCGGCGCCTATGACCCCTGGGCCTTCGCCTGGCGGCAGGCGCAGACAGAGGGCGACCAGCTGGAGGCATTCGTCCGGTTCGTGGAAGGGCGTGGGCTGAAGGCTGCGCTCCAGCGGGGCGACTGGGCGGGCTTTGCGCGCGGCTATAACGGCACGGCGTACCGCGAGAATCGCTATGACGAAAAGCTGGCCAATGCCTATGCGAAGCGGCGCGCCGCATGA
- a CDS encoding SOS response-associated peptidase family protein, producing MCNRAERGDTQKVLNLFKARPGVRFNEGPLETHPAQPGTVIRLDDGERVLEQMTWGFPLAQTSKKTGKPLKPKPVNNARFDKLGTYWKRWAIDPRNRCLIPTARYAEAVGEPGRMTETWLSVRDQPIFAWAGLWSNSDEWGAVFTGVMTDNAPELIDIHDRSPVILDPEDWDTWLRAPLEELYQFDRPYPADRMVIEATDAPWFRKKGSAPLGPALL from the coding sequence ATGTGCAATCGGGCAGAGCGCGGCGATACGCAGAAGGTGCTGAACCTGTTCAAGGCGCGGCCCGGCGTCCGGTTCAACGAGGGACCGCTGGAGACGCATCCCGCCCAGCCGGGCACCGTGATCCGGCTGGACGATGGCGAGCGTGTGCTGGAGCAAATGACCTGGGGCTTCCCACTGGCGCAGACCAGCAAGAAGACCGGCAAGCCGCTGAAGCCGAAGCCGGTGAACAATGCACGGTTCGACAAGCTCGGTACCTACTGGAAGCGCTGGGCGATCGATCCGCGCAACCGCTGCCTGATCCCGACCGCGCGCTATGCGGAAGCCGTAGGCGAGCCGGGGCGCATGACAGAGACGTGGCTTTCTGTGCGTGATCAGCCGATCTTTGCCTGGGCGGGCCTATGGTCGAACAGCGATGAATGGGGCGCTGTCTTTACCGGCGTCATGACGGACAATGCGCCTGAGCTGATCGACATTCACGATCGGTCTCCGGTGATCCTCGATCCGGAAGATTGGGACACCTGGTTGCGCGCGCCGCTGGAGGAGCTGTATCAGTTCGACCGGCCCTATCCTGCCGACCGCATGGTGATCGAGGCGACCGATGCGCCGTGGTTCCGAAAGAAGGGCAGCGCGCCCCTTGGGCCGGCTTTGCTCTAG
- a CDS encoding methyltransferase domain-containing protein produces MSGNTFDSWMRLTRDELAARCVLFELENAQLKTARGGSEIQGVRFALASQYCKGRGIEVGAGDRPFPLPDGATALYGDCRDQEELSRYFGSQVQSPHGIIDAETFLGVERGSADFVISAHVIEHLFNPLGSLEAIARVLRNGGHAIIAAPEMKQTFDRDRPVTSLEHILRDYLDGGHGTKLEAFAEHVRYVHPLSAEAIPTDRVADEAWALMERGMDIHVHAWTRDAFLEMIQYACGLFGFELVASVSLWNENIVVLRRVRAKSSGDVYLPCDRRSAAARSVSAADHRGRFVDRVDVNLADRVWRQSNGLHAEIGR; encoded by the coding sequence ATGTCCGGCAACACTTTCGACTCGTGGATGCGCCTCACGAGAGATGAACTGGCCGCTCGATGTGTGTTGTTCGAGCTTGAGAACGCCCAACTTAAGACGGCGCGCGGCGGCAGCGAGATACAAGGTGTGAGGTTCGCCCTGGCATCGCAGTATTGCAAAGGTCGTGGCATAGAGGTTGGAGCGGGCGATCGCCCTTTTCCGCTGCCCGACGGCGCAACGGCTCTATACGGAGACTGTCGCGATCAGGAGGAGTTGTCGCGTTATTTTGGGTCTCAGGTCCAGAGCCCGCACGGAATTATTGATGCGGAGACATTCTTGGGGGTGGAGCGTGGCAGCGCGGACTTCGTCATTTCCGCCCATGTCATCGAACATCTTTTCAACCCCCTCGGATCGCTTGAAGCGATCGCCCGAGTTCTTAGAAACGGGGGGCATGCGATCATTGCTGCACCTGAGATGAAGCAAACTTTTGACCGGGACCGTCCGGTCACCTCCCTTGAGCACATCCTTCGCGACTACCTTGACGGTGGCCATGGAACTAAGCTGGAGGCATTCGCTGAACATGTCCGCTACGTTCACCCATTGAGCGCAGAAGCAATTCCAACTGATCGGGTAGCCGATGAAGCCTGGGCGCTTATGGAGCGAGGCATGGACATTCATGTCCATGCGTGGACCCGCGATGCGTTCCTGGAGATGATCCAATATGCCTGCGGCCTGTTCGGTTTCGAACTCGTCGCCTCCGTCAGCCTCTGGAACGAAAATATAGTCGTCCTGAGGAGAGTTAGAGCGAAATCATCGGGTGACGTCTACCTGCCATGCGACCGGCGCTCCGCCGCTGCCAGGAGCGTTTCGGCAGCGGATCATCGCGGTCGCTTCGTTGATCGTGTCGACGTAAATCTCGCCGATCGGGTTTGGCGCCAGAGCAATGGGTTGCACGCGGAAATAGGCCGATGA